The Montipora capricornis isolate CH-2021 chromosome 6, ASM3666992v2, whole genome shotgun sequence genome has a window encoding:
- the LOC138054125 gene encoding adenosine receptor A2a-like produces MANLTVSNLTNVTMKGEAKYVFSVIILCLTIIINVIACPFTIGLNVLVIMAIKRRPRLQNNSNIMLACLAVTDVLTGLTTQPSYVLWQTLFLLGNDTAAVFSTISGLSINVLTYSSALHLMMVVGEKLIAIKYPFWYPYIVTTRNIKMGVVFCWAYGSSFGIPIRLMDDGRSTLYYISASHILFACIFFVCCSYIILFFKTRRHQKMIKAQQLPQEQVETFLKENKALKTTVLVVGALGLCLFPAFVYLVLLAGRFVPRIDSITIISRTLLMINSILNPLIYCWRQEEIRKFVFRTLVQVSGNEIG; encoded by the coding sequence ATGGCAAACCTCACTGTTTCGAACTTGACAAACGTTACAATGAAAGGCGAAGCAAAATATGTCTTCAGCGTGATTATTCTTTGCTTAACCATCATCATTAACGTTATCGCTTGTCCATTCACAATTGGATTGAACGTATTGGTGATAATGGCGATAAAAAGAAGACCGAGGCTTCAGAACAACTCGAACATCATGTTGGCGTGTTTAGCCGTCACTGATGTGTTAACAGGTCTCACCACGCAGCCTTCGTATGTACTGTGGCAGACACTCTTCCTTCTTGGAAACGACACCGCTGCTGTCTTCTCTACAATTAGCGGGCTTAGCATTAACGTGCTGACGTATTCGTCGGCTCTTCATCTTATGATGGTTGTTGGCGAGAAACTGATAGCAATCAAATATCCGTTTTGGTATCCCTACATAGTGACAACACGAAACATTAAGATGGGTGTCGTTTTTTGCTGGGCATATGGCAGTTCTTTTGGAATACCTATTCGCCTGATGGACGACGGAAGGAGCACTCTGTATTATATTTCTGCCTCACATATCTTgtttgcttgtattttttttgtttgttgttcttACATAATCCTTTTCTTTAAAACCCGTCGGCACCAAAAGATGATTAAGGCTCAGCAGCTACCGCAAGAACAAGTAGAAACATTCCTTAAGGAGAATAAAGCATTGAAGACAACAGTATTAGTGGTCGGTGCTCTTGGACTGTGTTTGTTTCCAGCATTTGTCTACCTTGTTCTGTTAGCTGGTAGATTTGTACCGAGAATAGATTCAATAACCATAATTTCACGCACTCTTTTGATGATAAACTCTATTCTTAATCCACTGATTTATTGCTGGCGACAGGAAGAAATAAGAAAGTTTGTATTTAGAACTTTAGTGCAAGTCTCAGGAAATGAAATTGGCTGA